A window of the Gossypium hirsutum isolate 1008001.06 chromosome A05, Gossypium_hirsutum_v2.1, whole genome shotgun sequence genome harbors these coding sequences:
- the LOC107960993 gene encoding uncharacterized protein produces the protein MEVPVINRISDFETAGTTPLNYPPFNSPHHLLSGIQKIYETHSFFKLGALILALIASLSTIINKLKTFIIGFRRHHSLPSQPLLYDTDFDTDTDSSSDDEPEYEELSFTSRTWRQVDEVFRVRESESGHLVGDEWRKSYFTIPNRRSSEELSRGKSVVKLWDNLKFGFGVESKDALNVYDANKGTNAASIFGGKDGFQAISAPLSSPAVIISAGVDSLSGRAAVGAWVLAFVVGYRLL, from the coding sequence ATGGAAGTTCCAGTTATCAACAGAATAAGCGATTTTGAAACGGCCGGCACAACCCCTCTAAACTACCCACCTTTCAATTCCCCACATCATTTGCTTTCTGGGATTCAGAAAATCTATGAAACCCATAGCTTTTTTAAGTTGGGAGCTTTGATTCTTGCCCTAATAGCTTCGCTATCTACCATTATCAATAAACTCAAGACTTTCATCATCGGATTCCGGCGACACCATTCTTTACCATCCCAACCTCTTCTATATGATACAGATTTCGACACTGACACTGATTCCTCGTCGGACGACGAACCAGAATATGAGGAACTGTCGTTTACTTCCAGGACCTGGCGACAAGTTGACGAGGTTTTTCGAGTTAGAGAGTCTGAATCCGGTCATCTTGTCGGCGACGAGTGGCGAAAGAGTTATTTTACCATTCCAAATAGGCGAAGCAGTGAGGAGCTAAGCAGAGGGAAAAGCGTAGTGAAACTATGGGACAATCTAAAGTTCGGGTTTGGTGTCGAAAGCAAGGACGCTTTAAACGTGTACGACGCTAACAAAGGAACGAATGCCGCTTCCATTTTCGGCGGCAAGGACGGCTTTCAAGCGATTTCTGCACCGTTGTCATCGCCCGCGGTCATCATTTCTGCTGGTGTTGACTCGTTATCTGGACGAGCTGCTGTAGGCGCGTGGGTACTCGCCTTCGTTGTAGGGTACCGGCTATTGTAG
- the LOC107960994 gene encoding protein FAR1-RELATED SEQUENCE 5-like: protein MIQLNEESKQGMPNIYGKRQVHEFFDFNVTELTAEEVKAMEFNSLDDAQSFYLSYAHIIGFCVSLGGTKTNPKTWDVIAKYLYRNKEGEWSDNHNNNNIRIREPKNITRTGCEAKMRVVFKKFKSKWVVTSSVKKHNHEFREVPLGARVEALAMRRATIQPS, encoded by the coding sequence ATGATACAGTTAAATGAAGAATCAAAACAAGGAATGCCAAATATTTATGGGAAGAGACAGGTTCATGAATTTTTTGATTTTAACGTTACTGAATTAACAGCAGAGGAAGTTAAAGCAATGGAATTCAATAGCTTAGATGATGCTCAATCGTTTTATCTAAGCTATgctcatatcattggtttttgTGTTAGTCTTGGAGGAACAAAGACAAATCCCAAAACTTGGGATGTTATTGCTAAGTATTTATACCGTAATAAAGAAGGGGAGTGGTCGGATAATcacaacaacaataatataagGATTCGAGAACCAAAAAATATAACTCGAACTGGATGTGAAGCGAAGATGCGAGTGGTGTTTAAGAAGTTTAAAAGCAAATGGGTTGTTACGAGCTCTGTGAAAAAGCATAATCATGAATTTCGTGAAGTTCCCCTTGGTGCAAGGGTTGAAGCTTTGGCGATGAGACGAGCCACAATCCAACCTTCCTAG